One Ranitomeya variabilis isolate aRanVar5 chromosome 5, aRanVar5.hap1, whole genome shotgun sequence DNA window includes the following coding sequences:
- the LOC143776058 gene encoding uncharacterized protein LOC143776058 isoform X3, giving the protein MDPHNMKTEYKKIRRNTAWHKRVASKKINQELTKDNKVLHSYVVLFPKLSEHENHPIAGEVANIREKIDPRVVDKILELYQSGIRKKRDIKKLVEHFVVQELFTGLDVVKSSRRRYYPTLKDITNIMGRTSKGTTTSVFDQSKVLDLVSKWQQEDNGSSFYCRPYSVKEEDQDEQKFLLCYQTHWQKKLLSTYGNSITLLDATYRTTRYALPLYFLCVRTNVCYTVVAAFVVQQERTEYIAEALKMIMNWNPTWNPSCFMLDFCLEEINAIAQVFADADIKLCDFHREKAWTEWVSKKEHGVQENKKEVLALLRGIALACSREEHDAALATLTSSNVWKRNKMLRMWFSHKWLPDIKKWAHVYRTGTQQFGINTNNGLERQHQTLKHSYLSSLKNCNLSKLLRVLHLEFFTDMYKKYLQMNLTSSDFYRKYAVEVPSFLKNRPRGFIAHVMQRYYSGLDLSHLKCLDSDKGIFEVKSESAIDVEKLHTVCVGLEGPTCTCKDWQKCLLPCKHMCLILRVANWQWHDINPAYSENPLFILDSDCFVDTNTGHRDNDLQVQECRPQNSVSSDPTLQELPSRRRNQLTYLIRHCVKVLKRLIDSVYLLDNQDVVKHLTVELNNLYLQLREQIPQECGLPLKPAPKITVSKAIQELPVRKYGKQKNTDIHRVGSKAENKTADVWETVNVDEQGETPQTPPAENMDCVWVTVKNIKLSFRDRDVITKNDWLDDNIINACQHLIRKAYPKVAGLMDTLLLAHSDIPLVTGSHIIQIHHVGAHWLVSAYNNNLVTVFNSLHSSSLSDALKNQILKMYKPLFHGSNKILDVTIMCCQKQNGANDCGLFAIANAVALAEGVDLKSVEFNQAEMRNHLILCLEKGSLELFPHEAKLHQKIYKKRSTLTTYCLCHMYKAHEHMVECSLCKSWFHLICVNIKKDDKLVTTRKRFYCPMCLEKKNTL; this is encoded by the exons ATGGATCCACATAATATGAAGACAGAATATAAAAAG atcagaAGAAACACAGCTTGGCACAAAAGAGTGGCATCTAAAAAAATTAATCAAGAGCTTACAAAAGACAACAAAGTTTTACACAGTTATGTTGTTCTGTTTCCAAAACTGTCAGAGCATGAAAACCACCCTATAGCTGGAGAG gtaGCTAATATCCGTGAAAAAATCGACCCaagagttgtggacaaaattttggaACTTTACCAGAGTGGTATTCGTAAAAAAAGAGATATTAAAAAACTTGTGGAGCACTTTGTCGTTCAAGAGCTCTTCACAGGGCTTGATGTTGTAAAATCATCAAGAAGAAGATATTATCCCACGCTGAAGGACATCACAAATATAATGGGTCGAACTTCTAAAGGGACCACTACCTCTGTGTTTGACCAAAGCAAGGTATTGGATTTGGTTTCCAAGTGGCAGCAAGAAGATAATGGATCCAGCTTTTATTGTCGTCCTTATTCTGTAAAGGAGGAAGACCAAGATGAGCAAAAATTTCTTTTGTGCTATCAAACACACTGGCAAAAAAAACTCCTTTCAACCTATGGTAATAGTATTACACTGCTTGATGCCACTTACAGGACAACAAGATATGCACTACCTTTGTATTTTCTTTGTGTACGCACAAATGTGTGCTATACTGTGGTAGCTGCTTTTGTGGTTCAACAGGAACGGACTGAGTATATTGCAGAAGCTTTGAAAATGATTATGAACTGGAATCCAACTTGGAACCCATCTTGTTTCATGCTTGACTTTTGCTTAGAAGAAATCAATGCCATCGCACAAGTGTTTGCAG ATGCTGATATAAAGTTGTGTGACTTTCATCGGGAGAAAGCTTGGACAGAATGGGTTTCCAAAAAAGAGCATGGTGTTCAGGAAAATAAAAAAGAAGTTCTGGCCTTGCTTCGGGGCATAGCCCTTGCTTGTTCAAGAGAAGAACATGATGCAGCCTTGGCTACTCTAACATCTAGCAATGTCTGGAAGAGAAATAAGATGTTGAGAATGTGGTTCTCACACAAATGGCTTCCAGATATAAAG aaATGGGCACATGTGTATCGTACTGGGACACAACAATTTGGAATTAATACCAACAATGGTCTAGAAAGGCAGCATCAGACTTTGAAGCATTCTTATCTATCAAGTCTCAAAAATTGTAATTTAAGCAAGTTGCTCCGTGTTCTGCATTTAGAATTTTTCACAGATATGTATAAAAA ataCTTACAGATGAATTTAACGAGTTCTGACTTTTACCGAAAATACGCTGTAGAAGTCCCATCATTTTTAAAAAATCGTCCTCGTGGATTCATTGCCCATGTAATGCAGCGTTACTACAGTGGCCTTGATTTGTCACACCTTAAATGTTTGGACTCTGATAAGGGAATTTTCGAAGTGAAAAGCGAGTCTGCAATTGATGTAGAGAAACTGCATACCGTTTGTGTTGGATTGGAGGGGCCCACTTGCACATGCAAAGACTGGCAGAAATGTCTGCTACCATGTAAACACATGTGTCTAATTTTACGTGTTGCAAATTGGCAGTGGCATGACATTAATCCAGCATACTCTGAAAACCCCCTTTTTATCCTGGATAGCGATTGTTTTGTGGACACAAACACTGGGCATCGTGACAATGATTTACAAGTACAGGAGTGCAGACCACAAAATAGTGTCAGTTCTGATCCAACACTGCAAGAATTGCCCTCTAGGAGGAGAAATCAGCTGACCTACTTGATTCGCCATTGTGTCAAAGTGTTAAAAAGACTTATAGACTCAGTATACCTTTTGGATAATCAAGACGTTGTGAAACATCTCACGGTTGAATTAAATAATTTGTATTTACAATTACGTGAACAGATCCCCCAAGAATGTGGCTTGCCACTAAAACCAGCACCAAAAATAACAGTCTCAAAAGCTATACAGGAGCTCCCGGTTAGAaaatatggaaaacaaaaaaacacGGATATTCACAGAGTAGGATCTAAGGCAGAGAATAAAACAGCTGATGTATGGGAAACTGTGAATGTAGATGAACAAGGGGAAACCCCACAAACACCCCCAGCAGAAAATATGGATTGTGTGTGGGTCACTGTAAAGAATATAAAATTGAGCTTCAGGGATCGTGATGTGATTACCAAGAATGATTGGCTAGATGATAACATAATTAATGCATGCCAGCATTTAATTAGAAAAGCATACCCAAAAGTAGCAGGTTTAATGGACACACTACTATTGGCCCATTCTGACATTCCTTTGGTAACAGGCAGCCATATCATCCAGATCCACCATGTTGGCGCACATTGGCTTGTTTCAGCATATAACAACAATTTGGTCACTGTATTTAACTCATTGCACTCCTCTTCCCTTTCTGACGCACTCAAGaaccaaattttgaaaatgtaCAAACCACTTTTCCACGGCAGTAATAAAATTCTGGATGTTACAATTATGTGTTGCCAGAAACAAAATGGAGCTAATGATTGTGGGCTTTTCGCAATTGCCAATGCAGTGGCATTAGCCGAAGGTGTAGATTTAAAGAGTGTAGAGTTTAACCAGGCTGAGATGCGCAATCATCTAATTTTATGCCTAGAAAAGGGTAGTTTGGAATTATTTCCTCATGAAGCCAAGCTTCATcagaaaatatacaaaaaaaggtcaaCTCTTACAACTTATTGCCTTTGCCACATGTACAAAGCACATGAACATATGGTGGAATGTTCCTTGTGCAAATCATGGTTTCACTTAATATgtgtaaatataaaaaaagatGACAAACTTGTTACAACAAGAAAACGCTTTTACTGTCCCATGTGCCTAGAGAAAAAAAATACCCTTTAG
- the LOC143776058 gene encoding uncharacterized protein LOC143776058 isoform X2 yields the protein MDPHNMKTEYKKTGDHGYIKCRKLIQATKKMDCPAKIYVYHIIRYLDFQIRRNTAWHKRVASKKINQELTKDNKVLHSYVVLFPKLSEHENHPIAGEVANIREKIDPRVVDKILELYQSGIRKKRDIKKLVEHFVVQELFTGLDVVKSSRRRYYPTLKDITNIMGRTSKGTTTSVFDQSKVLDLVSKWQQEDNGSSFYCRPYSVKEEDQDEQKFLLCYQTHWQKKLLSTYGNSITLLDATYRTTRYALPLYFLCVRTNVCYTVVAAFVVQQERTEYIAEALKMIMNWNPTWNPSCFMLDFCLEEINAIAQVFADADIKLCDFHREKAWTEWVSKKEHGVQENKKEVLALLRGIALACSREEHDAALATLTSSNVWKRNKMLRMWFSHKWLPDIKKWAHVYRTGTQQFGINTNNGLERQHQTLKHSYLSSLKNCNLSKLLRVLHLEFFTDMYKKYLQMNLTSSDFYRKYAVEVPSFLKNRPRGFIAHVMQRYYSGLDLSHLKCLDSDKGIFEVKSESAIDVEKLHTVCVGLEGPTCTCKDWQKCLLPCKHMCLILRVANWQWHDINPAYSENPLFILDSDCFVDTNTGHRDNDLQVQECRPQNSVSSDPTLQELPSRRRNQLTYLIRHCVKVLKRLIDSVYLLDNQDVVKHLTVELNNLYLQLREQIPQECGLPLKPAPKITVSKAIQELPVRKYGKQKNTDIHRVGSKAENKTADVWETVNVDEQGETPQTPPAENMDCVWVTVKNIKLSFRDRDVITKNDWLDDNIINACQHLIRKAYPKVAGLMDTLLLAHSDIPLVTGSHIIQIHHVGAHWLVSAYNNNLVTVFNSLHSSSLSDALKNQILKMYKPLFHGSNKILDVTIMCCQKQNGANDCGLFAIANAVALAEGVDLKSVEFNQAEMRNHLILCLEKGSLELFPHEAKLHQKIYKKRSTLTTYCLCHMYKAHEHMVECSLCKSWFHLICVNIKKDDKLVTTRKRFYCPMCLEKKNTL from the exons ATGGATCCACATAATATGAAGACAGAATATAAAAAG ACTGGTGATCATGGTTACATAAAATGCAGAAAGCTAATCCaggccactaaaaaaatggattgtcCTGCCAAAATATATGTATATCATATCATAAGATATCTGGATTTTCAG atcagaAGAAACACAGCTTGGCACAAAAGAGTGGCATCTAAAAAAATTAATCAAGAGCTTACAAAAGACAACAAAGTTTTACACAGTTATGTTGTTCTGTTTCCAAAACTGTCAGAGCATGAAAACCACCCTATAGCTGGAGAG gtaGCTAATATCCGTGAAAAAATCGACCCaagagttgtggacaaaattttggaACTTTACCAGAGTGGTATTCGTAAAAAAAGAGATATTAAAAAACTTGTGGAGCACTTTGTCGTTCAAGAGCTCTTCACAGGGCTTGATGTTGTAAAATCATCAAGAAGAAGATATTATCCCACGCTGAAGGACATCACAAATATAATGGGTCGAACTTCTAAAGGGACCACTACCTCTGTGTTTGACCAAAGCAAGGTATTGGATTTGGTTTCCAAGTGGCAGCAAGAAGATAATGGATCCAGCTTTTATTGTCGTCCTTATTCTGTAAAGGAGGAAGACCAAGATGAGCAAAAATTTCTTTTGTGCTATCAAACACACTGGCAAAAAAAACTCCTTTCAACCTATGGTAATAGTATTACACTGCTTGATGCCACTTACAGGACAACAAGATATGCACTACCTTTGTATTTTCTTTGTGTACGCACAAATGTGTGCTATACTGTGGTAGCTGCTTTTGTGGTTCAACAGGAACGGACTGAGTATATTGCAGAAGCTTTGAAAATGATTATGAACTGGAATCCAACTTGGAACCCATCTTGTTTCATGCTTGACTTTTGCTTAGAAGAAATCAATGCCATCGCACAAGTGTTTGCAG ATGCTGATATAAAGTTGTGTGACTTTCATCGGGAGAAAGCTTGGACAGAATGGGTTTCCAAAAAAGAGCATGGTGTTCAGGAAAATAAAAAAGAAGTTCTGGCCTTGCTTCGGGGCATAGCCCTTGCTTGTTCAAGAGAAGAACATGATGCAGCCTTGGCTACTCTAACATCTAGCAATGTCTGGAAGAGAAATAAGATGTTGAGAATGTGGTTCTCACACAAATGGCTTCCAGATATAAAG aaATGGGCACATGTGTATCGTACTGGGACACAACAATTTGGAATTAATACCAACAATGGTCTAGAAAGGCAGCATCAGACTTTGAAGCATTCTTATCTATCAAGTCTCAAAAATTGTAATTTAAGCAAGTTGCTCCGTGTTCTGCATTTAGAATTTTTCACAGATATGTATAAAAA ataCTTACAGATGAATTTAACGAGTTCTGACTTTTACCGAAAATACGCTGTAGAAGTCCCATCATTTTTAAAAAATCGTCCTCGTGGATTCATTGCCCATGTAATGCAGCGTTACTACAGTGGCCTTGATTTGTCACACCTTAAATGTTTGGACTCTGATAAGGGAATTTTCGAAGTGAAAAGCGAGTCTGCAATTGATGTAGAGAAACTGCATACCGTTTGTGTTGGATTGGAGGGGCCCACTTGCACATGCAAAGACTGGCAGAAATGTCTGCTACCATGTAAACACATGTGTCTAATTTTACGTGTTGCAAATTGGCAGTGGCATGACATTAATCCAGCATACTCTGAAAACCCCCTTTTTATCCTGGATAGCGATTGTTTTGTGGACACAAACACTGGGCATCGTGACAATGATTTACAAGTACAGGAGTGCAGACCACAAAATAGTGTCAGTTCTGATCCAACACTGCAAGAATTGCCCTCTAGGAGGAGAAATCAGCTGACCTACTTGATTCGCCATTGTGTCAAAGTGTTAAAAAGACTTATAGACTCAGTATACCTTTTGGATAATCAAGACGTTGTGAAACATCTCACGGTTGAATTAAATAATTTGTATTTACAATTACGTGAACAGATCCCCCAAGAATGTGGCTTGCCACTAAAACCAGCACCAAAAATAACAGTCTCAAAAGCTATACAGGAGCTCCCGGTTAGAaaatatggaaaacaaaaaaacacGGATATTCACAGAGTAGGATCTAAGGCAGAGAATAAAACAGCTGATGTATGGGAAACTGTGAATGTAGATGAACAAGGGGAAACCCCACAAACACCCCCAGCAGAAAATATGGATTGTGTGTGGGTCACTGTAAAGAATATAAAATTGAGCTTCAGGGATCGTGATGTGATTACCAAGAATGATTGGCTAGATGATAACATAATTAATGCATGCCAGCATTTAATTAGAAAAGCATACCCAAAAGTAGCAGGTTTAATGGACACACTACTATTGGCCCATTCTGACATTCCTTTGGTAACAGGCAGCCATATCATCCAGATCCACCATGTTGGCGCACATTGGCTTGTTTCAGCATATAACAACAATTTGGTCACTGTATTTAACTCATTGCACTCCTCTTCCCTTTCTGACGCACTCAAGaaccaaattttgaaaatgtaCAAACCACTTTTCCACGGCAGTAATAAAATTCTGGATGTTACAATTATGTGTTGCCAGAAACAAAATGGAGCTAATGATTGTGGGCTTTTCGCAATTGCCAATGCAGTGGCATTAGCCGAAGGTGTAGATTTAAAGAGTGTAGAGTTTAACCAGGCTGAGATGCGCAATCATCTAATTTTATGCCTAGAAAAGGGTAGTTTGGAATTATTTCCTCATGAAGCCAAGCTTCATcagaaaatatacaaaaaaaggtcaaCTCTTACAACTTATTGCCTTTGCCACATGTACAAAGCACATGAACATATGGTGGAATGTTCCTTGTGCAAATCATGGTTTCACTTAATATgtgtaaatataaaaaaagatGACAAACTTGTTACAACAAGAAAACGCTTTTACTGTCCCATGTGCCTAGAGAAAAAAAATACCCTTTAG
- the LOC143776058 gene encoding uncharacterized protein LOC143776058 isoform X1 encodes MPCCLVATSNNKTSCVPPMAYERIWIFCLYKYFWINLCTISMLFLQTGDHGYIKCRKLIQATKKMDCPAKIYVYHIIRYLDFQIRRNTAWHKRVASKKINQELTKDNKVLHSYVVLFPKLSEHENHPIAGEVANIREKIDPRVVDKILELYQSGIRKKRDIKKLVEHFVVQELFTGLDVVKSSRRRYYPTLKDITNIMGRTSKGTTTSVFDQSKVLDLVSKWQQEDNGSSFYCRPYSVKEEDQDEQKFLLCYQTHWQKKLLSTYGNSITLLDATYRTTRYALPLYFLCVRTNVCYTVVAAFVVQQERTEYIAEALKMIMNWNPTWNPSCFMLDFCLEEINAIAQVFADADIKLCDFHREKAWTEWVSKKEHGVQENKKEVLALLRGIALACSREEHDAALATLTSSNVWKRNKMLRMWFSHKWLPDIKKWAHVYRTGTQQFGINTNNGLERQHQTLKHSYLSSLKNCNLSKLLRVLHLEFFTDMYKKYLQMNLTSSDFYRKYAVEVPSFLKNRPRGFIAHVMQRYYSGLDLSHLKCLDSDKGIFEVKSESAIDVEKLHTVCVGLEGPTCTCKDWQKCLLPCKHMCLILRVANWQWHDINPAYSENPLFILDSDCFVDTNTGHRDNDLQVQECRPQNSVSSDPTLQELPSRRRNQLTYLIRHCVKVLKRLIDSVYLLDNQDVVKHLTVELNNLYLQLREQIPQECGLPLKPAPKITVSKAIQELPVRKYGKQKNTDIHRVGSKAENKTADVWETVNVDEQGETPQTPPAENMDCVWVTVKNIKLSFRDRDVITKNDWLDDNIINACQHLIRKAYPKVAGLMDTLLLAHSDIPLVTGSHIIQIHHVGAHWLVSAYNNNLVTVFNSLHSSSLSDALKNQILKMYKPLFHGSNKILDVTIMCCQKQNGANDCGLFAIANAVALAEGVDLKSVEFNQAEMRNHLILCLEKGSLELFPHEAKLHQKIYKKRSTLTTYCLCHMYKAHEHMVECSLCKSWFHLICVNIKKDDKLVTTRKRFYCPMCLEKKNTL; translated from the exons ATGCCTTGCTGCCTAGTGGCCACCAGCAATAACAAAACGTCATGTGTTCCCCCAATGGCATATGAGAGAATTTGGATCTTTTGTCTTTACAAATATTTTTGGATTAATCTTTGTACAATTTCCATGCTCTTCCTGCAGACTGGTGATCATGGTTACATAAAATGCAGAAAGCTAATCCaggccactaaaaaaatggattgtcCTGCCAAAATATATGTATATCATATCATAAGATATCTGGATTTTCAG atcagaAGAAACACAGCTTGGCACAAAAGAGTGGCATCTAAAAAAATTAATCAAGAGCTTACAAAAGACAACAAAGTTTTACACAGTTATGTTGTTCTGTTTCCAAAACTGTCAGAGCATGAAAACCACCCTATAGCTGGAGAG gtaGCTAATATCCGTGAAAAAATCGACCCaagagttgtggacaaaattttggaACTTTACCAGAGTGGTATTCGTAAAAAAAGAGATATTAAAAAACTTGTGGAGCACTTTGTCGTTCAAGAGCTCTTCACAGGGCTTGATGTTGTAAAATCATCAAGAAGAAGATATTATCCCACGCTGAAGGACATCACAAATATAATGGGTCGAACTTCTAAAGGGACCACTACCTCTGTGTTTGACCAAAGCAAGGTATTGGATTTGGTTTCCAAGTGGCAGCAAGAAGATAATGGATCCAGCTTTTATTGTCGTCCTTATTCTGTAAAGGAGGAAGACCAAGATGAGCAAAAATTTCTTTTGTGCTATCAAACACACTGGCAAAAAAAACTCCTTTCAACCTATGGTAATAGTATTACACTGCTTGATGCCACTTACAGGACAACAAGATATGCACTACCTTTGTATTTTCTTTGTGTACGCACAAATGTGTGCTATACTGTGGTAGCTGCTTTTGTGGTTCAACAGGAACGGACTGAGTATATTGCAGAAGCTTTGAAAATGATTATGAACTGGAATCCAACTTGGAACCCATCTTGTTTCATGCTTGACTTTTGCTTAGAAGAAATCAATGCCATCGCACAAGTGTTTGCAG ATGCTGATATAAAGTTGTGTGACTTTCATCGGGAGAAAGCTTGGACAGAATGGGTTTCCAAAAAAGAGCATGGTGTTCAGGAAAATAAAAAAGAAGTTCTGGCCTTGCTTCGGGGCATAGCCCTTGCTTGTTCAAGAGAAGAACATGATGCAGCCTTGGCTACTCTAACATCTAGCAATGTCTGGAAGAGAAATAAGATGTTGAGAATGTGGTTCTCACACAAATGGCTTCCAGATATAAAG aaATGGGCACATGTGTATCGTACTGGGACACAACAATTTGGAATTAATACCAACAATGGTCTAGAAAGGCAGCATCAGACTTTGAAGCATTCTTATCTATCAAGTCTCAAAAATTGTAATTTAAGCAAGTTGCTCCGTGTTCTGCATTTAGAATTTTTCACAGATATGTATAAAAA ataCTTACAGATGAATTTAACGAGTTCTGACTTTTACCGAAAATACGCTGTAGAAGTCCCATCATTTTTAAAAAATCGTCCTCGTGGATTCATTGCCCATGTAATGCAGCGTTACTACAGTGGCCTTGATTTGTCACACCTTAAATGTTTGGACTCTGATAAGGGAATTTTCGAAGTGAAAAGCGAGTCTGCAATTGATGTAGAGAAACTGCATACCGTTTGTGTTGGATTGGAGGGGCCCACTTGCACATGCAAAGACTGGCAGAAATGTCTGCTACCATGTAAACACATGTGTCTAATTTTACGTGTTGCAAATTGGCAGTGGCATGACATTAATCCAGCATACTCTGAAAACCCCCTTTTTATCCTGGATAGCGATTGTTTTGTGGACACAAACACTGGGCATCGTGACAATGATTTACAAGTACAGGAGTGCAGACCACAAAATAGTGTCAGTTCTGATCCAACACTGCAAGAATTGCCCTCTAGGAGGAGAAATCAGCTGACCTACTTGATTCGCCATTGTGTCAAAGTGTTAAAAAGACTTATAGACTCAGTATACCTTTTGGATAATCAAGACGTTGTGAAACATCTCACGGTTGAATTAAATAATTTGTATTTACAATTACGTGAACAGATCCCCCAAGAATGTGGCTTGCCACTAAAACCAGCACCAAAAATAACAGTCTCAAAAGCTATACAGGAGCTCCCGGTTAGAaaatatggaaaacaaaaaaacacGGATATTCACAGAGTAGGATCTAAGGCAGAGAATAAAACAGCTGATGTATGGGAAACTGTGAATGTAGATGAACAAGGGGAAACCCCACAAACACCCCCAGCAGAAAATATGGATTGTGTGTGGGTCACTGTAAAGAATATAAAATTGAGCTTCAGGGATCGTGATGTGATTACCAAGAATGATTGGCTAGATGATAACATAATTAATGCATGCCAGCATTTAATTAGAAAAGCATACCCAAAAGTAGCAGGTTTAATGGACACACTACTATTGGCCCATTCTGACATTCCTTTGGTAACAGGCAGCCATATCATCCAGATCCACCATGTTGGCGCACATTGGCTTGTTTCAGCATATAACAACAATTTGGTCACTGTATTTAACTCATTGCACTCCTCTTCCCTTTCTGACGCACTCAAGaaccaaattttgaaaatgtaCAAACCACTTTTCCACGGCAGTAATAAAATTCTGGATGTTACAATTATGTGTTGCCAGAAACAAAATGGAGCTAATGATTGTGGGCTTTTCGCAATTGCCAATGCAGTGGCATTAGCCGAAGGTGTAGATTTAAAGAGTGTAGAGTTTAACCAGGCTGAGATGCGCAATCATCTAATTTTATGCCTAGAAAAGGGTAGTTTGGAATTATTTCCTCATGAAGCCAAGCTTCATcagaaaatatacaaaaaaaggtcaaCTCTTACAACTTATTGCCTTTGCCACATGTACAAAGCACATGAACATATGGTGGAATGTTCCTTGTGCAAATCATGGTTTCACTTAATATgtgtaaatataaaaaaagatGACAAACTTGTTACAACAAGAAAACGCTTTTACTGTCCCATGTGCCTAGAGAAAAAAAATACCCTTTAG